GTACCTGGCCGTAACCGACACCGATGGCACCGGACACTGGAATATCGAGTTTCTTGCGCCAGATGACCTTGCCGCTGGTGCGGTCCATGGCCATGACCAGACCTTCGACATCGGCGGCGTAGATCACCTCGCCATCGATGGCCGGTACCAGCATATTGAAGGTTTCACCCTGACCATCACCTACGGAGCGGCTCCACTCGGTACGCAGCTCGACTTCTTCGTCGAATTTGGTCAGTTCAGCGGGCGGCAGTTCCTTCTTGCTATTGCTGCTGCAACCCACGACCAGAACGGCCAGAGCCAGCAGTGCGGCATTCTTCCAACGCATCACGTCACGCATCCCCTTTTGCCAGGTCGTCCAGCTTCATCTGCAGACCGCCAACAGCGGCGTCTTCGGCCAGCGCATCCTTGGCCTTCTGATAGGCGGCGTGCGCGTCATCGCTGCGGCCCAACTGCACCAGCAGGTCGCCCTTGAGTTCTTCACGGCTGGCCAGGTAGGCGTCGTCGACCTTAGCCTCGAGCAACTTCAAGGCTTCTTCGGCCTTGTCCTGCGCCGCCAGTACGAGTGCCAGACGCTGACGTGCCAGCTCGCCCAGCGTGGCATCGGCCGGCTTGTCGACTACAGCTTGCAGCGCGGCTGCGGCATCGTCGAGGCGACCCGCTTCGACCGCGACCTTGGCGACGAACAGGCTGCCGTACTGAGCATAGTGAGTACCGGCGAACTCGCTATCGAGCTTACCGGCCAACTCGGCGACTTTCGCGGCATCGGGCTTGCCGGCCGGGTCCAGCGCCGTTTCCAGCAGTTGCTGATAGAGCACCGAAGCACCCTGCGCCTGATTGTCCTGGTACTTCTGCCAGCCCTGCCAGCCGAATACGGCTACCAGCGCCAGTACGCCACCAGCGAGCAAAGGCTTGCCGTTGCGATCCCACCAATCCTTGAGTTGCGCGATCTGTTCGTCTTCGGTCTGCATGTCTAACCCCGTACTCCTAATCGAGAACCTGCTCAGGCCTGCTGGCAGGCAGCCAGATGCTCAGCCAGAGCATCCCAGGCAACACTTTGTTGTTCACTGTCGTCGCGCAGCGGTTTGCAACCTACCACGCGCCCGGCCAATTCGTCGTCCCCCAGAATCAGCGCATAACGTGCGCCGCTCTTGTCGGCTTTCTTGAACTGGCTCTTGAAACTGCCGCCACCGGTGTTGAGCAACAGACGCAGCCCCGGTAACTCATCACGCAGACGCTCGACCAGGGTCAAGGCTGCCAGCTCCGCTGCCTCACCAAAGGCGCAGACGTACACGTCAGCCGCACGATTGAGTTCGGCCGGCAGCAGCTCGAGAGTCTCCAGCAGCAACACCAGACGCTCGACGCCCATGGCGAAACCGACACCCGGCGTAGCCTTGCCGCCCAGCATGGAAACCAGGCCGTCGTAACGGCCACCGGCACACACCGTACCCTGGGCACCGAGTTTGTCGGTGACCCACTCGAATACGGTGCGATTGTAATAGTCCAGGCCACGCACCAGCTTGTGGTTGATCTGATAGCGAATACCGGCCGCATCCAGGCGCGCCTTGACGCCCTCGAAGTGCAGACGCGATTCCTCGTCGAGGTAGTCGACCAGAGTCGGCGCATCAACCAGCACGGCCTGGGTCGCCTCGTTCTTGCTGTCGAGGATGCGCAGCGGGTTGGTGGTCAGGCGGCGCTGGCTGTCTTCGTCGAGCTGATCGAAGCGCTCACGCAGGTACGCCACCAGCGCATCGCGATAGGCCGCGCGCGCCTCGCTGGAACCCAGACTGTTGAGCTGCAGGGTCACGGCATCGGCCAGACCGAGCTTTTTCCACAGACGCCAGGTGAGCACGATCAGCTCGGCATCGACATCCGGCCCGGACAGGTTGAAGGCTTCCACACCGATCTGGTGAAACTGGCGATAGCGCCCCTTCTGTGGCTTCTCGTAACGGAACATGGGGCCGGCATACCACAGCTTCTGCACCTGACCGCCACCGGCCAGGCCATGCTCAAGCACGGCACGCACGCAACCGGCGGTGCCTTCGGGACGCAGGGTCAGGGATTCTTCGTTGCGATCGAGGAAGGTGTACATCTCCTTGTCGACCACGTCGGTGCCTTCACCGATACCGCGAGCGAACAGCTCGGTGTATTCGACGATGGGTAGGCGGATTTCCTTGTAGCCATAACCGTCGAGCAGGTTGACCAGGGTACTTTCCAGGTAACGCCAGGCAGGCGTCTGCTCCGGCAGGATGTCGTTCATGCCACGAATGGCTTGCAGGGACTTGCTCAAATGTATTCCTTACGCACGGATCAGCCGCGCACGATCACGGCAGCATCGGCGGCGGCCTTTTCGGCCGCCTTGTCGCGAATGAGCTTTTCCAGCTCGTCCACCAGGTTTTCGTTGGTCAGCTTCGAGGCCGGTTTGCCATCGATATAGACCAGGTTGTTCGGGCTACCGCCCGTGAGGCCAATATGCGCCTCCTTGGCTTCGCCAGGACCATTGACCACGCAGCCGATCACGGCCACGTCCAGCGGCACCAGCAGATCCTCGACGCGCGTTTCCAGCTCGTTCATGGTCTTGACCACATCGAAGTTCTGCCGCGAGCAGCTCGGGCAGGCGATGAAGTTGATGCCACGCGAGCGCAGGCGCAGGGACTTGAGGATGTCGAAACCGACCTTGATCTCTTCCACCGGGTCGGCAGCCAGCGAGATACGGATGGTATCGCCAATGCCGTCAGCCAGCAGCATGCCCAGACCGACAGCGGATTTCACCGTACCGGAACGCAGGCCGCCAGCTTCGGTGATACCCAGGTGCAGCGGCTGCTCGATCTGTTTGGCCAGCAGGCGATAAGCCTCGACGGCCATGAACACGTCGGAGGCTTTCACACTGACCTTGAAATCAGCGAAGTTCAGGCGATCCAGATGCTCCACATGGCGCAGTGCAGACTCGACCAAGGCCTCGGGCGTCGGCTCGCCGTACTTCTTTTGCAGATCCTTTTCCAGTGAGCCGGCGTTGACGCCGATGCGGATCGGGATGCCCTTGTCGCGAGCGGCTTCAACCACCGCCCTGACGCGATCTTCACGACCGATATTGCCAGGGTTGATGCGCAGGCAGTCGACACCCAGCTCAGCCACACGCAGGGCGATCTGGTAGTCGAAGTGAATGTCGGCCACCAGCGGTACACGCACCTGCTGCTTGATGCGGCCGAACGCCTCGGCGGCGTCCATGTCCGGCACGGAAACCCGCACGATATCGGCACCGGCATCTTCCAGGCGACGGATCTGTGCCACAGTGGCAGCCACATCGTTGGTGTCGGTATTGGTCATGCTCTGCACGGCAATCGGCGCATCGCCGCCTACCGGTACCGAGCCAACCCAAATCTTGCGCGACAGGCGGCGCTTGATCGGCGATTCGCAATGCATGTTTTACAACCCCAGTTTCAGGCGTGCGGTTTCGCCTGTGGTGTGCGGCGCAACGTCCACGCTTTCGCCGTTATAGGTCACCTGAGCGCCACGGGCGAAACCCAGGCGCAACTCAAGCGGTGCCTTACCGACCAGTTCAATGCGCTCACCGCTGCGCTTGAGCGCGCTGAGCAGCACCTTGCCATCGGCATCGGTCACCTGCGTCCAACAATCGGCGGTGAACTGCACATTGACTACGCCCTGCCCAGCGGCCACAGCCGGCGCAGGCGATGGTGCCGGCACCGGCGCCGGCGCAGTGGCTGCAGGCGCTGCAGCCTGAGCAGCGACAGGTTCCGCTGCAACCGCTGCCGGCGCTGCATTTGCAGCCTCGGCAATGGGTGCGGCAGCGTTTTCAGGCGCGACCTCGGCAGCCGGCTGCTCGGCAGCGCCAGCATCTTCCGGAGCCTGTCCCGGTTCAACCGGCAACAGCAGCGGGCTGCTTGGCTCACGGCCCTGCACATCGGCAACTGCCTGATCTTCCGGCTCGGCCAAGGAGTGCACCTGGGTCGTACCGTCGGCACCCTCCACCTCTACATGCTCGAGCCCCAGATCGGCCAGGCTGGCAACCGGGCGGCCCTGATCCTGCCACCAGAAGAAACCGCCACCAATCAACGCCAGCAGCAACAAAAAGCTGACCAGACGCAGGATGCTCTGCGAATAGCGCACCGGCTCCTCGATACGGCCCAGCGCATGCACGCTGCTGCCGCTGGAATCGGCGCCGGTGAACTGATCGAACTCCATCGCCAGGCGGTTCTGATCCATCTCCAGCAATTTGGCGTAGGCCCGGATGTAGCCACGGGCAAAGGTGTGGCCCGGCAGCTTGTCGAAGGCACCGGCCTCGATCTGGGCAAGACGCTGCGGCGTCAGATTGAGCTGCGTCGCCACCTCGGCAATGCTCAGCCCCTTGATTTCACGGGCCTGACGCAGGCTTTCACCAGGATTGGTCGGCATCGGCTGATTCACTTCGCTATGTGCCGCGTTCATTGTTGCCCCGAAACATATTGCTGATATTCCCGAGAAGCCGGGTACAGGCGCCGTAATTGCAGGCCCAGGCTGGCAGCCCGGTCACGGTCCTCGAACACTTCGGCCAGGCGTGCACCCAGCAACAGGCTACGCGCGTTCTGCGGCGCCATATCGCTGTAACTGTCGTAGTAACGACGAGCCGGTACGTATTCCTTGTCCTCGTAGGACATGACGGCCATTTCCAGCAACGCACGCGGCTGGCGACTGCTCAGGCGCAGGGCACGCTGAAAGTATTGCTTGGCCTGCTCACGCTGGTTCAGTTGCAGGGCCGTGAGCCCCAGATTCTCGAACACCCGGGAGCGCTCCGGGTAGAGATTGTCTTCTGCGGCCTTGAGGTAGGTGTTCATGGCGTCCTGATAACGCTGCTGCTCGAACAGGAAACCACCGTAGTTATTCAGCAAGCGCGCGTCGTTCGGGCGCTGCGACAGCGCCTTGCGAAAATGCTCGTCAGCCAGCTTCGACTCCATCTCCAGCTGGAAGGCCATGGCCAGCGCGGCATGGGCATCCGCGTTCGAGGAGTCCAGCTCCAACGCATTCTTCAGCGGCACCTTGGCACGCTGGGTATCGCCCTGCTGGATATAGGCGATACCGAGTTGCACATAGGCATCGCGTGCTTCGTCACGCCCTTTCGCCGTACGCATGGGGTCGACATCGCCCGTGGTCACGCAACCACCGAGCAAACTGGCAACAAGCAATAGCAGCGTAGGGCGCAGGGTCATGGACATCCTCTCTTCAATTTCGATTGGCGGCAGCATGAGGCTCTTGTGCCTCGTTGCCCAGCTGGCGCACGGCAATGTAACGCTCGCTGCGCCGAGTACGATCCATGACCTGACCAACCAGCTGGCCGCACGCCGCATCGATATCGTCACCGCGCGTGGTGCGCACCGTGACGTTGTGCCCGGCCTTGTGCAACAGATCCTGGAAGCGGCGAATGGCATTATTGCTGGGCCGCTCGTACCCCGAGAAGGGGAAGGGATTAAACGGAATTAGGTTGATCTTGCAAGGCACATCGGCCAGAAGTGCGATCATCTGCTCAGCATGCTCAGGCTGATCGTTGACGCCCTTGAGCAGGGTGTACTCGATGGTCAGCACGCGCTTCTCGCCCAGCTTGGAGACGTAGCGCTTGCAAGCTGCCAGCAGCATGTCCAGCGGGTACTTCTTGTTGATCGGCACCAGTTGGTTACGCAGCTCGTCATTGGGCGCGTGCAGCGACAGGGCCAGGGACACGTCGATGACTTCAGCCAGCTTGTCGATCATCGGCACCACGCCGGAGGTGGACAGCGTCACCTTGCGTTTGGAGATGCCGTAACCGAGGTCGTCCATCATGATCTGCATGGCGGAGACGACGTTGTCGAAATTCAGCAGCGGCTCGCCCATGCCCATCATCACCACGTTGGTGATGGCGCGATCGATCTTCGCCGGCACGGTGCCGAAGGATTTGTTGGCGATCCACACCTGGCCGATGATCTCGGCGCTGGTCAGGTCGCTGTTGAAGCCCTGTTTGCCGGTGGAGCAGAAGCTGCAGTCCAGGGCGCAACCGGCCTGCGACGACACGCACAGGGTGCCGCGGCCGTTCTGCGGGATATACACGGTTTCCACGCAGCTGCCCGACGCCACACGCACCACCCACTTGCGCGTGCCATCGGCGGAAATATTCTCGCTGACCACTTCCGGGCCGCGAATCTCGGCAGAGGCCTCGAGCTTCTCGCGCAAGGCCTTGCCGACATTGGTCATGGCGGCGAAATCATCGACGCCAAAGTGGTGAATCCACTTCATTACCTGGCCGGCACGGAAGCGCTTCTCGCCGATGGACTCGAAGAACTGCTCCATTTCCGGCTGGGTCAGGCCCAGCAGGTTGATCTTGCCGGAGGTATTGGTCATGGCTTCACCCTCGCTTCATTCGCCAATCAGCGAATGCGCGCGCACAGCTCGGTAGCGGAGAAGAAGTAAGCGATCTCGCGCGCAGCGGAAGCTTCGGAGTCCGAACCGTGAACGGCGTTTTCGTCGATGGAAACGGCGAAATCGGCACGAATGGTGCCCGGAGCAGCTTCTTTCGGGTTGGTAGCGCCCATCAGCTCGCGGTTCTTGGCAACGGCGTTCTCGCCTTCCAGAACCTGAACGATGACCGGGCCGGAGGTCATGAAGGCGACCAGATCCTTGAAGAAGCCGCGCTCGCTGTGCTCAGCGTAGAAACCGGCAGCTTCGCGCTCGGACAGTTGCACCATCTTCGAAGCGACGACGCGCAGACCGGCCTTTTCGAAACGGGTGGTGATCTCACCGATGACGTTCTTGGCAACGGCGTCAGGCTTGATGATGGAGAAAGTACGTTGAACAGCCATGTGAAGCTCCAGAAACTTTAGGGTTAAAGCGAAAAATTAAACCCGCGAATTATACGCGGGTTCAGGTTAAAAGCGTAGGCCAGGCGCCGTAAGCGCCTGTTTCAGTCAAGCTCTTCGATCCAGGCGGCCTGTATCGCCTCCAGCACCTTCTCACCCCCGCGCTGCGGGTCATCGGAAAACTGCGGCAAAGCCACGACCCAGCGGTGCAGATCGACGAAGTTCACGTAGCGCGGATCGACATCCGGCTTTTGTTCGCTCAGCTCGATGGCGATGTCCAGTACATCGGCCCACTTCAGACTCATGATCATGTTTCCTGGATCAGTGCGGCGCTTCGGCCGCGTGATTAAGCGAATACTTGGGAATCTCGATGGTGAGATCTTCTTCACCGACGATAGCCTGACAGGCCAGGCGCGAGTGAGCCTCAAGCCCCCACGCCTTGTCCAGATAGTCCTCTTCCAGCTCGTCGGCCTCGTTCAGCGAGTCGAAGCCCTCGCGCACGATGCAGTGACAGGTGGTGCAGGCGCACACGCCACCGCAGGCGCTTTCCATCTCGATATGGTGCTCATGGGCCAGCTCGAGGATGGAAATACCAGGCTCAGCCTCGACCACCAGGCCATCCGGGCAGAAGCGCTCGTGGGGCAGAAAAATTACCTGCGGCATCAATTATTCCTCGATCTCGTTCAGATTGCGCCCGGCAAGCGCGGCTTTAACCGTCGAATCCAGGCGCCTGGCAGCGAATGCGTCGGTGACCTGCGACAGGCGTTTGGTCTGTCGCTCGATGGCCAGACCGTCGCTGCCGGCCAGCAGATCGCGCAACTCCTGCACCTGCAGCTCGATGACCTCGCGCTCCTCGGCGTCCAGCAAACGCTCGCCATCGGCCTCCAGGGCGCCTTCGACCGCCTCGATCAGGCGCTGGGCATCGACCTGCTGCTCACGCAGCACGCGCGCGGCCTTGTCGTCGCCGGCGTTCTGGAAGGAGTCCTGCAGCATGCGCGCGATCTCGCCATCAGTCAGACCATAGGACGGCTTGACCTGGATGCTCGACTCGATGCCGGAACTCAGCTCCCGCGCCGCGACACTGAGCAGGCCATCAGCATCGACCTGGAAGGTCACGCGAATCTTCGCTGCACCCGCGACCATCGGCGGAATGCCGCGCAGCTCGAAGCGCGCCAGCGAACGGCAGTCGGCGATCAGCTCGCGCTCGCCCTGCAGCACATGAATCATCATGGCCGTCTGGCCATCCTTGTAGGTGGTGAATTCCTGCGCACGCGCCACCGGGATGGTGGTATTGCGCGGAATCACCTTTTCCATCAGCCCGCCCATGGTTTCCAGGCCGAGCGACAGTGGAATCACATCCAGCAGCAGCAACTCCTCGCCATCGTCACGCTGATTACCCGCCAGGGCATCGGCCTGGATTGCTGCACCGATGGCCACCACCTGATCCGGATCGATATTGGTCAGCGGCGCACGACCGAACAGCTCGCCTACCGCCTCGCGCACACGCGGCACACGGGTCGAGCCACCCACCATGACCACGGCACTGACCTCTTCCAGCTCGACACCCGAATCACGCACCGCGCGCCGGCAAGTCTTGAGGCTGCGCGCCACCATCGGCTCGATCAGCGTCTCGAACTGCTCGCGGCTCAACACAGCGCGCCAGTCGCCATGGCTCAGTTCGGTGCTGTCCGCCTCGGTCAGCGCCTCTTTCGCGGCACAGGCAGCCTGTAGCAGGCTGCGCTGGGTTGCCGGATCGAGATCGCTGGAAATCCCGGCCTGCTGGATGATCCAGTCGGCAATGGCATGATCGAAGTCGTCGCCACCCAGGGCGCTGTCGCCACCGGTGGCCAGTACCTCGAAAACACCGCCGGTCAGGCGCAGGATGGAAATATCAAAGGTGCCGCCGCCCAGGTCATAGATAGCAACCACGCCTTCGGCCTTCTGATCCAGACCATAAGCGACAGCGGCAGCAGTGGGTTCGTTGAGCAGACGTAGCACGCTAAGGCCGGCAAGACGCGCGGCATCCTTGGTGGCCTGACGCTGCGCGTCATCGAAGTAGGCCGGCACGGTAATCACCGCGCCCACCAGCTCGCCACCCAGCGTTTGCTCGGCACGCAAACGCAGAGTCTTGAGAATTTCCGCCGAGACTTCCACCGGGCTCTTGGCACCCTGCACGGTCTCGATGAAGGGCATGTGCGACTCGCCCGCCACGAAGCGATAGGGCAATTGCTCGCCAAGCTGATGCACATCGGCGATACCGCGCCCCATCAGGCGCTTGACCGACAACACGGTGTTCAACGGATCACTGGCAGCAGCCGACTTGGCCGACTCGCCGACCTCGATGCTGGCAGCGTGATAACGCACCGCCGAAGGCAGGATGACCTTGCCGGCAGCATCGGCCAGAGGCTCGGCCAGACCACTGCGCACGGCAGCGACCAGTGAATTGGTGGTGCCCAGGTCAATACCCACTGCCAGCCGACGCTGGTGCGGTTGCGGGCTCTGTCCTGGCTCGGCGATCTGCAATAAGGCCATGGTCTTCTTGAAATCATCAGGCAGGCTGCCGAGGCAACCCACAGGTTAATCGTCGAGGCGCTCTTCTAGTTGGCGCACTTCATGGGAGAGCTTGTCGAGAAACTGCATCCGCCGCATCAGGCGCTCAGCCTCTTCGCGACGAGCATCGTCGTCCCAGCATGCCGCGAAGCGCTCATTGAGCGCCTCCTGAGCGGTCTTCAGGCGACGCTTGAAGGCTGCGACACCAGCCAGGTCGGCGTCGTCCTGCAGCTCTTCCAGCTCTTCGCGCAGCTGCATCTGCTGCAGGAGAAAATCCGGGTCCTGCACCGTCACTTCCAGCGGAAGCTCCGGCCCACGCATGGCCAGCAGGTAACGGGCACGCTGCGATGGCGTTTTCAGAATCTGATACGCCTCGTTGAGACAGGCCGAGCGCTCCAGCGCCAGGCGCTGCTCACGCTCGCCGGCATCGGCGAAACGGTCAGGATGAACCTGACGCGCCAGCTCGCGGTAACGCGCAGCCAGCTGATCCAGATCCAGACGAAAACTCGGCTGCAGGTCGAACAGAGCGAAATGGCAGGGATTACCCATTCATGGCCTCAGACATTGAAGCTTTCGCCGCAACCGCATTCGCCGCGCACGTTGGGGTTGTTGAACTTGAAGCCCTCGTTGAGGCCTTCCTTGACGAAGTCCAACTCGGTGCCATCGAGATAGACCAGGCTCTTGGGATCGATGATCACCTTGACGCCATGGCTTTCGAATACCTGATCCTCGGCCGCCAGTTCATCAACGAACTCGAGCACATAGGCCAGGCCGGAACAACCGGTAGTACGCACACCGAGGCGAATACCCTCGCCCTTGCCGCGCCCCTCGAGGGAGCGCTGCACATGACGAGCGGCTGCTTCAGACATGGTGATGGCCATTACAAACCTCGTATCAGAGCAAGCCTTTCTTCTGCTTGTAGTCGCGCACGGCGGCCTTGATGGCATCCTCGGCGAGCACGGAGCAGTGAATTTTCACCGGCGGCAGTGCCAGTTCTTCGGCGAGCTGGGTGTTCTTGATGCTCTCGGCTTCATCCAGGGTCTTGCCCTTCATCCACTCGGTGGCGAGGGAGCTGGAGGCAATAGCCGAACCGCAGCCATAGGTCTTGAACTTGGCGTCTTCGATCACGCCGCTTTCGTTGACCTTGATCTGCAGACGCATGACGTCGCCGCAAGCCGGCGCGCCGACCATACCGGTGCCGACATCGGGATCTTCGGCATTGAGCTTGCCGACGTTGCGCGGATTTTCGTAGTGGTCGATGACCTTGTCACTGTAAGCCATGCTGTACTTCCTCTCTCATCAGGTGCCGCTCTTCAGGCAGCTATCAGTGTGCTGCCCATTCCACGGTGGAAAGGTCGACACCTTCTTTGAACATATCCCACAGGGGCGACAGTTCGCGCAGCTTATCCACAGCCTCACGAACCTTGGCGGCAGCGTAATCGACCTCTTCTTCAGTGGTGAAACGACCGAAGGTGAAGCGAATCGAGCTGTGCGCCAGCTCGTCGTTGCGGCCCAGGGCACGCAGCACGTAGGACGGCTCCAGGGAAGCCGAAGTGCACGCCGAACCGGACGATACGGCGAGGTCCTTGAGCGCCATGATCAGCGACTCGCCCTCGACGTAGTTGAAACTCAGGTTGAGGTTGTGCGGCACACGCGCCGTCAGGCTGCCGTTGACGTACAACTCTTCCATGCCTTCGAGCTGGCGGTAGAAGCGATCACGCAGCGCAGTGATGCGCTGGTTTTCCGCCGCCATCTCCTGCTTGGCGATACGGAAGGCCTCACCCATGCCGACGCACTGGTGGGTGGCCAGGGTGCCGGAACGCATGCCGCGCTCATGACCACCACCGTGGGTCTGCGCCTCCAGACGCACACGCGGCTTGCGGCGTACGTACAGGGCACCGACACCCTTGGGGCCGTAGGTCTTGTGCGCCGAGAAGGACATCAGGTCGACCTTCATCTTCTCCAGGTCGATCTCCACCTTGCCGGTGGACTGCGCGGCATCGACGTGCAGCAACACGCCACGCGAGCGGGTCAGCTCACCAATGGCAGCGATGTCGTTGATGGTGCCGATTTCGTTGTTGACGTGCATGACCGACACCAGCACGGTGTCCTCACGCAGCGCAGCCTCGATCATGGCCGGGGTGATCAGGCCATCTTCGCCTGGCTCCAGATAAGTCACCTCGAAGCCTTCGCGCTCGAGCTGGCGGGTCGTATCCAACACCGCCTTGTGCTCGATCTTCGAGGTGATGATGTGCTTGCCCTTGCTGGTGTAGAAGTGCGCAACACCCTTGATCGCCAGGTTGTTGGACTCGGTTGCACCGCTGGTCCAGACGATTTCGCGCGGGTCGGCATTGACCAGTTCGGCGACCTGACGGCGGGCATTTTCCACCGCTTCTTCGGCCTTCCAGCCAAACACATGCGAGCGCGAAGCCGGGTTGCCGAAGTTACCATCGACCAGCAGGCACTCGCTCATTTTCTGCGCCACACGCGGATCGACCGGCGTGGTAGCGGAATAATCGAGGTAAATAGGCAATTTCATCAGACTTCTCCTATCGGCAAGCGCACCGCTCATTCGACGGCGGACGCTTCAATCTTATCCAGGCGTGGCGCCTTGCCAGAGCAGCGACGCTGATCCTGACGCAAGGCCACTTCCTGCACCTCATGACGCGCGACCAGGTCGGCCAGGCTGATGCCACTGAGGAATTCATGAATCTGCTGGCTGAGGTCGCACCACAGATGGTGGGTCAGACAGGTGTCGCCGGCATGGCAATCACCCTGCCCCTGGCAACGCGTGGCATCCACCGACTCGTTGACCGCATCGATCACCTGAGCCACCTGAATGCCGCGCATGTCGCGTGACAGCTGATAGCCGCCGCCCGGCCCGCGCACACTGGAAACCAGGCTGCCACGGCGCAGCTTGGCGAACAGTTGCTCGAGATAAGACAGGGAAATGCCCTGCCGCTCGGAAATATCGGCCAGGGAAACGGGACCGTGCTGCGCGTGCAGCGCCAGATCGAGCATGGCGGTAACGGCGTAACGGCCTTTGGTAGTCAGTCGCATGGCTCTACCACGAATCACTGAAGTGCCGCGAAGTATGCGATTCCCGAGTATTTAAGTCAACTATAAGACCTATTGATTTACTCAGGTTTGCGCACAAAAGGAGGCGGCATCATAGCAAAGCCCGCCTCCCGCTGCATCAGGCAGCCGGCTTGTCGCCCTGCTGCTGATCCTTGCACACGTCGGCGAAGTCCTCGTCGCGCAGGGTCGGCAGATCCTTGGCGCAATAATCACTGCCGAGCGCCGTCAGCGCCTTGCACATCCCCTCCAGACGACCATCGACCGCATGCAGGTGATCGAGCAACTGGCCGATGGCACGGGCAACCGGGTCAGGCATGTCCTGACCCACGCCGTAGGCGTCGAAGCCGATCTTCTCGGCCATGGCCTGGCGCTTGGCTTCCTGCTCGTCATCTGACTTGACGATGATCTTGCCGGGAATGCCAACTGCCGTCGCCCCGGCCGGCAC
This region of Pseudomonas wenzhouensis genomic DNA includes:
- the iscU gene encoding Fe-S cluster assembly scaffold IscU; protein product: MAYSDKVIDHYENPRNVGKLNAEDPDVGTGMVGAPACGDVMRLQIKVNESGVIEDAKFKTYGCGSAIASSSLATEWMKGKTLDEAESIKNTQLAEELALPPVKIHCSVLAEDAIKAAVRDYKQKKGLL
- the iscA gene encoding iron-sulfur cluster assembly protein IscA produces the protein MAITMSEAAARHVQRSLEGRGKGEGIRLGVRTTGCSGLAYVLEFVDELAAEDQVFESHGVKVIIDPKSLVYLDGTELDFVKEGLNEGFKFNNPNVRGECGCGESFNV
- the hscA gene encoding Fe-S protein assembly chaperone HscA encodes the protein MALLQIAEPGQSPQPHQRRLAVGIDLGTTNSLVAAVRSGLAEPLADAAGKVILPSAVRYHAASIEVGESAKSAAASDPLNTVLSVKRLMGRGIADVHQLGEQLPYRFVAGESHMPFIETVQGAKSPVEVSAEILKTLRLRAEQTLGGELVGAVITVPAYFDDAQRQATKDAARLAGLSVLRLLNEPTAAAVAYGLDQKAEGVVAIYDLGGGTFDISILRLTGGVFEVLATGGDSALGGDDFDHAIADWIIQQAGISSDLDPATQRSLLQAACAAKEALTEADSTELSHGDWRAVLSREQFETLIEPMVARSLKTCRRAVRDSGVELEEVSAVVMVGGSTRVPRVREAVGELFGRAPLTNIDPDQVVAIGAAIQADALAGNQRDDGEELLLLDVIPLSLGLETMGGLMEKVIPRNTTIPVARAQEFTTYKDGQTAMMIHVLQGERELIADCRSLARFELRGIPPMVAGAAKIRVTFQVDADGLLSVAARELSSGIESSIQVKPSYGLTDGEIARMLQDSFQNAGDDKAARVLREQQVDAQRLIEAVEGALEADGERLLDAEEREVIELQVQELRDLLAGSDGLAIERQTKRLSQVTDAFAARRLDSTVKAALAGRNLNEIEE
- a CDS encoding IscS subfamily cysteine desulfurase, with product MKLPIYLDYSATTPVDPRVAQKMSECLLVDGNFGNPASRSHVFGWKAEEAVENARRQVAELVNADPREIVWTSGATESNNLAIKGVAHFYTSKGKHIITSKIEHKAVLDTTRQLEREGFEVTYLEPGEDGLITPAMIEAALREDTVLVSVMHVNNEIGTINDIAAIGELTRSRGVLLHVDAAQSTGKVEIDLEKMKVDLMSFSAHKTYGPKGVGALYVRRKPRVRLEAQTHGGGHERGMRSGTLATHQCVGMGEAFRIAKQEMAAENQRITALRDRFYRQLEGMEELYVNGSLTARVPHNLNLSFNYVEGESLIMALKDLAVSSGSACTSASLEPSYVLRALGRNDELAHSSIRFTFGRFTTEEEVDYAAAKVREAVDKLRELSPLWDMFKEGVDLSTVEWAAH
- the iscR gene encoding Fe-S cluster assembly transcriptional regulator IscR, with translation MRLTTKGRYAVTAMLDLALHAQHGPVSLADISERQGISLSYLEQLFAKLRRGSLVSSVRGPGGGYQLSRDMRGIQVAQVIDAVNESVDATRCQGQGDCHAGDTCLTHHLWCDLSQQIHEFLSGISLADLVARHEVQEVALRQDQRRCSGKAPRLDKIEASAVE
- the hscB gene encoding co-chaperone HscB, which encodes MGNPCHFALFDLQPSFRLDLDQLAARYRELARQVHPDRFADAGEREQRLALERSACLNEAYQILKTPSQRARYLLAMRGPELPLEVTVQDPDFLLQQMQLREELEELQDDADLAGVAAFKRRLKTAQEALNERFAACWDDDARREEAERLMRRMQFLDKLSHEVRQLEERLDD